Proteins co-encoded in one Actinomadura luteofluorescens genomic window:
- a CDS encoding ArsR/SmtB family transcription factor, translating into MGSEQVVSVDFAPVAALLADRARAAMLTALLDGRPLAAGELARTAGVSAQTASAHLSRLLDGGFVTVVKQGRHRYYRLRGSEVAQVIEALSRISPPVRVNSLRQSRDARRLHEARTCYDHLAGIAGVALFAALVDGGLIEAAGGDAYEVTEKGEERLGALGLDLEALRSARRRFAWQCLDWTERRPHLNGALGKALTSRMIELGWFERGSTRRALVVTEAGLAGLSDSFGCVLG; encoded by the coding sequence ATGGGCTCGGAACAGGTCGTGAGTGTGGATTTCGCGCCGGTCGCGGCTCTGCTCGCGGACCGGGCGCGGGCCGCGATGCTGACGGCGCTGCTGGACGGGCGGCCGCTCGCGGCGGGGGAGCTGGCGAGGACGGCCGGGGTGAGCGCCCAGACGGCGAGCGCGCATCTGTCGCGGCTGCTGGACGGCGGGTTCGTGACGGTCGTCAAGCAGGGGCGGCACCGGTACTACCGGTTGCGGGGGAGCGAGGTCGCCCAGGTGATCGAGGCGTTGTCGCGGATCAGCCCGCCGGTGCGGGTGAACAGCCTGCGGCAGTCGCGGGACGCGCGGCGCCTGCACGAGGCGCGGACGTGCTACGACCATCTCGCGGGCATCGCCGGGGTGGCGCTGTTCGCGGCGCTGGTGGACGGCGGCCTGATCGAGGCGGCGGGCGGCGACGCCTACGAGGTGACGGAGAAGGGCGAGGAGCGTCTCGGGGCGCTGGGCCTGGATCTCGAGGCGTTGCGGAGCGCGCGGCGGAGGTTCGCGTGGCAGTGCCTCGACTGGACGGAGCGGCGGCCGCACCTGAACGGGGCTCTCGGGAAGGCGCTCACCAGCCGGATGATCGAGCTCGGCTGGTTCGAGCGCGGCAGTACGCGGCGGGCGCTGGTGGTGACCGAGGCGGGGCTGGCGGGCCTGTCCGATTCGTTCGGGTGCGTGCTGGGGTGA
- a CDS encoding chorismate-binding protein, with product MSFAYAGGLLATGLADVTSDLGALDSRGWWAVVVTYEGAVTCARFETVRPAPHPGGAWAGPGGWTSSLDEAAYVAGVERIRGAIADGVVYQANLCRVLSAELPVGADIAGLGARLAERHPAPYAMTLRVPGLEVASASPELYLRRDGRVVESRPIKGTGRTADDLLPKDRAENVMIVDLVRNDLGRVAETGSVSVPELCALEEHPGLVHLVSSVRARLAGGGWPELIAATFPPGSVTGAPKSSALSLLEELEPVPRGPYCGAIGWVDADSRRGALAVGIRTFWALDGVLRFGTGAGITWGSDPHREWRETELKAARLLEVASGDGAGQDLAERGTARP from the coding sequence GTGAGCTTCGCCTATGCCGGGGGGCTGCTGGCCACCGGGCTCGCGGATGTGACGTCCGACCTGGGGGCGCTGGATTCGCGCGGCTGGTGGGCGGTCGTGGTGACCTACGAGGGGGCGGTCACGTGCGCCCGGTTCGAGACGGTGAGGCCCGCGCCGCATCCGGGGGGCGCGTGGGCCGGGCCAGGGGGGTGGACGAGTTCGCTCGACGAGGCCGCCTACGTCGCGGGGGTCGAGCGCATCCGCGGGGCGATCGCCGACGGTGTCGTCTACCAGGCCAATCTCTGCCGTGTGCTGTCCGCGGAGTTGCCGGTCGGCGCCGACATCGCCGGGCTGGGGGCGAGGCTCGCGGAGCGCCATCCGGCGCCCTACGCGATGACGCTCAGGGTGCCGGGCCTGGAGGTCGCCTCCGCCTCGCCCGAGCTGTACCTGCGGCGGGACGGCCGAGTGGTCGAGTCGCGTCCGATCAAGGGGACCGGGCGGACGGCGGACGACCTGCTGCCCAAGGACCGCGCCGAGAACGTGATGATCGTCGACCTGGTCCGCAACGATCTCGGACGGGTCGCGGAGACCGGTTCGGTGAGCGTGCCCGAGCTGTGCGCGCTGGAGGAGCATCCCGGGCTCGTCCATCTGGTGTCGTCGGTGCGGGCGCGGCTGGCGGGGGGAGGCTGGCCGGAGCTGATCGCCGCGACGTTTCCTCCGGGTTCGGTGACGGGCGCCCCGAAGTCGAGCGCGCTGAGCCTGCTGGAAGAGCTCGAACCCGTCCCCCGGGGGCCGTACTGTGGGGCCATCGGCTGGGTGGACGCGGACTCCCGGCGCGGCGCCCTCGCCGTGGGCATACGGACGTTCTGGGCGCTGGACGGCGTGCTGCGGTTCGGGACCGGCGCCGGCATCACCTGGGGGTCCGATCCACATCGCGAGTGGCGCGAGACCGAGCTGAAGGCGGCT